CCCGTTTCGGGCCGCAACATACTGATTTTGCCGTTCGATGCCAGCCTTTTGCTGGCGGCCAAGGTGGCCGGCTGATGGCTGGGGACAAGCCGATCTCGCCGTTTTGGTCGCCCGAGCGGCACCTCGACCGACGGCCCTTCCTCCAGGCACGGGGCGCCATTACCGGAGCAATACGGGGCTTTTTCGCCGAGCAGGGCTTCGTCGAGGTCGAAACCTCCGTCCTCCAGGTCTCGCCGGGCAATGAGACCCATCTGCATGCCCCCCGGACCGAGATCATGCGCCCCGACGGCAGCCGGGCCAGCCGGTATTTGCGGACCTCGCCGGAATTTGCCTGCAAGAAGCTCCTGGCGGCCGGGGAGCCCCGAATCTTCGAGCTCGCCCGGGTATTCCGCGACCGGGAGCGCGGCGACCTCCATTTGCCCGAATTCACCATGCTGGAATGGTACCGGGCCAGTGCCCCCTATGACGCCATCATGGCCGACACCGTTGTCGTTATCGACCGCGCGGCCCAGGCCACCGGGATCGGGACCTTCTCGTTCCGGGGGCGGACCGCCGATCCGTTTTCCGAGCCTGAGTTGCTGACGGTTGCGGCCGCTTTCGAGCGTTTCGCCGGCATCGACCTGCTGTCGACAATCTCGGGCGCAGAGGGTAACCGTGCCACGCTCGCCCAGGCGGCGGCCGGCAAGGTCCGCATAGCCGAGGACGACACCTGGTCGGACATCTTCAGCAAGGTCCTGGTCGAGCACGTCGAGCCGCATCTGGGGCAGGGGCGTTTGACCATCCTGTTCGAATACCCATCTCCAGAAGCGGCGCTGGCGCGGGTGAAAGCGGAAGATCCGAGGGTCGCGGAGCGGTTCGAGGTCTATGCCTGCGGCGTCGAGCTCGCCAACGGTTTTGGCGAGCTGACCGATGCCGAGGAGCAGCGCAAGCGCTTCACGGAATCGATGGCGGAGAAGCAGCGCCGCTACGGCGAGGCCTATCCGCTGGATGAGGATTTTCTGGCTGCGGTTGCCGCAATGCCGGAGGCGAGCGGCGTCGCGCTCGGCTTCGACCGGCTGGTGATGCTGGCGAGCGGCGCAACACGGATTGATCAGGTGGTGTGGACGCCGCCTGCAGAAGAAGCGTTAAGCGAGAGATGACGAAGACCAGTCTTGCACGTACCTTGCGCGAGCCGGCCGAGCTCGTGGCCGAGGGCCTCGCGCCCGCAGCCGCGCTGCCAGCGCTCGAGCGCGTTGCCGCGCGCTATGCGGTCGCAATCACGCCGGCGTTGGTCGAGTTGATCGACCCGGCCGATCCCGACGATCCCATTGCGCGGCAGTTCGTGCCGACCGCCGCAGAGCTCGAAGTGCAGCCGGGCGAGAACGCCGATCCGATCGGCGATCACCCGCACTCGCCGGTTCCCGGCATCGTGCATCGCTATCCCGATCGCGTGCTGTTCAAGCTCGTCCATGTCTGCGCGGTCTATTGTCGCTTCTGTTTCCGCCGCGAGATGGTCGGGCCCGGCAAGGAGAACGCGCTGTCGGACAGCGCCTATCGCGCGGCAATCGATTACATCCGCGCGCATAACGATATCTGGGAAGTGATCCTGACCGGCGGCGACCCCTTGATGCTGTCGCCGCGCCGGATGAGTGAGATCATGGCGGATCTTGCCGCCATCGATCACGTCAAGATCATCCGCCTCCACACCCGCGTGCCGGTGGCTGATCCCGCACGCATCAGCGAGGAGATGGTCGCAGCGCTGAAGGTTCCGGGGGCGATCACCTGGGTCGCGCTCCATGCCAATCATGCGCGCGAGCTCACGGAAGACGCCCGTGCCGCCTGCGCGCGGCTCGTCGACGCCGGCATTCCCATGGTCAGCCAGTCCGTGCTCTTGCGCGGCGTCAACGACAACGTGGCCGCTTTGTCGGATTTGATGCGAGCTTTCGTCGAATGCCGGATCAAGCCCTACTACCTGCATCACGGCGATCTCGCGCCGGGCACCGTGCATTTGCGAACGACGCTGGCAGAGGGGCAGGCTTTGATGCGGCAGTTGCGCGGACGGGTGTCGGGACTGTGTCAGCCCGACTATGTCATCGATATTCCCGGCGGCGCGGGTAAGTCTCCGGTCGGACCGAATTACGTGTTGGCGGCACAAAATACCGCACCCGACGCGGGTGATGCGGGAGCCGAAACGCGCTATCGTATCGTGGACTATTGTGGCGACGTTCATCTCTATCCGCCCGAAACCTGAGCAGGTGAGATGCGAGCCGCGCGGGACTTTAGGATTGGAGGCGGAAATGAGAAAGATCGTCGTGGCAATGTCGCTCCTGGTGGCGTTCGGCAGCGCAGGCTTTGCGCAGACCGGGAGCAAGGGTACCGGGACGTCGGGA
The genomic region above belongs to Bradyrhizobium arachidis and contains:
- the epmA gene encoding EF-P lysine aminoacylase EpmA; protein product: MAGDKPISPFWSPERHLDRRPFLQARGAITGAIRGFFAEQGFVEVETSVLQVSPGNETHLHAPRTEIMRPDGSRASRYLRTSPEFACKKLLAAGEPRIFELARVFRDRERGDLHLPEFTMLEWYRASAPYDAIMADTVVVIDRAAQATGIGTFSFRGRTADPFSEPELLTVAAAFERFAGIDLLSTISGAEGNRATLAQAAAGKVRIAEDDTWSDIFSKVLVEHVEPHLGQGRLTILFEYPSPEAALARVKAEDPRVAERFEVYACGVELANGFGELTDAEEQRKRFTESMAEKQRRYGEAYPLDEDFLAAVAAMPEASGVALGFDRLVMLASGATRIDQVVWTPPAEEALSER
- a CDS encoding lysine-2,3-aminomutase-like protein, with product MTKTSLARTLREPAELVAEGLAPAAALPALERVAARYAVAITPALVELIDPADPDDPIARQFVPTAAELEVQPGENADPIGDHPHSPVPGIVHRYPDRVLFKLVHVCAVYCRFCFRREMVGPGKENALSDSAYRAAIDYIRAHNDIWEVILTGGDPLMLSPRRMSEIMADLAAIDHVKIIRLHTRVPVADPARISEEMVAALKVPGAITWVALHANHARELTEDARAACARLVDAGIPMVSQSVLLRGVNDNVAALSDLMRAFVECRIKPYYLHHGDLAPGTVHLRTTLAEGQALMRQLRGRVSGLCQPDYVIDIPGGAGKSPVGPNYVLAAQNTAPDAGDAGAETRYRIVDYCGDVHLYPPET